In Candidatus Palauibacter scopulicola, the sequence GGGGCTCCGCGACCTCGGTCTCGAGAGCGGCGACCGGATCGCGATCGTGGGCGACAACCGTCCCGAGTGGGTCATCGGCGAGCTGGCGGCCCAGTCGCTCGGCGCGCTGCCCCTCGGCCTCTACCAGGACGCGGTCGCTGCGGAACTCGAGTACCTGCTCGCGGCGTCGAGGGCGCGGGTCGTCATCGCGGAGGACCAGGAGCAGGTCGACAAGGTGCTCGAGATCCGGGAGGGGCTGCCCCGCCTCGAGTACATCATCTACTACGATCCGCGCGGGCTGGGCCGCTACGAGGCGCGCGGGCTCGTCTCCTTTC encodes:
- a CDS encoding AMP-binding protein, with protein sequence MNIGFVDGSLPGLLRLQAANHGERVAMREKEFGIWQTITWTEYARRVRHFAMGLRDLGLESGDRIAIVGDNRPEWVIGELAAQSLGALPLGLYQDAVAAELEYLLAASRARVVIAEDQEQVDKVLEIREGLPRLEYIIYYDPRGLGRYEARGLVSFPDVESRGAERDHAMPHEYQAALGSVRPGHPALLCTTSGTTSKPKLAVLSHTNL